Proteins encoded together in one Anoxybacillus flavithermus window:
- the yidD gene encoding membrane protein insertion efficiency factor YidD → MKHIFILLIRFYQRFISPLKPPTCRFYPTCSHYGLEAIRRFGALKGGYLTIKRILKCHPFHPGGFDPVPEKEQK, encoded by the coding sequence ATGAAACATATATTCATCTTACTCATTCGTTTTTATCAACGATTTATTTCCCCTTTAAAACCACCGACATGTCGCTTTTATCCGACTTGTTCGCATTACGGATTAGAAGCGATTCGTCGCTTCGGTGCACTTAAAGGAGGCTATTTAACAATCAAACGCATTTTAAAATGCCATCCATTTCATCCAGGTGGATTTGATCCTGTTCCAGAGAAAGAGCAAAAATAG
- a CDS encoding metal ABC transporter substrate-binding protein, protein MKVKTILSIILTSTLLLFGCSQQEQTNESKNEEKNDQLIVYTTVYPLQDFTEKIGGEHVQVESVYPPGVDVHTYEPTAKTMQQIADADAFIYIGQGMEGFVDRVVETLENEHVKFVEATAGTEFLPANDTHGDEHAHEDEHAHEDEHEHGDVDPHVWLDPIYSIQMAETIKQTLTELKPEAKNDFEQNFASLKQQLEQLDSQFQQLIKGAKRKEILVAHAAYGYWEKRYGLKQISVTGLSPTNEPSQKQLASIIQIAKDHDIHYIFFEQNVTSKIAEVVKNEIGADVLILHNLEARTNDDIANNKDYFAIMNDNISALKKALQ, encoded by the coding sequence ATGAAGGTAAAAACCATTTTATCCATTATACTTACGAGCACACTGCTATTGTTTGGATGCTCGCAACAAGAACAGACGAATGAATCGAAGAATGAGGAAAAAAACGATCAACTTATCGTTTATACAACTGTATACCCTCTTCAAGACTTTACTGAAAAAATTGGCGGTGAGCACGTTCAAGTGGAAAGCGTATACCCTCCTGGCGTTGATGTGCACACATACGAACCGACGGCAAAAACGATGCAACAAATCGCAGATGCTGACGCTTTCATTTACATCGGTCAAGGAATGGAAGGATTTGTTGATCGCGTTGTCGAAACGCTAGAGAATGAACACGTCAAGTTCGTGGAAGCAACAGCTGGGACGGAATTTCTTCCAGCCAACGATACTCATGGAGACGAACATGCTCATGAAGATGAACACGCCCATGAAGATGAGCATGAGCACGGTGATGTAGATCCTCATGTCTGGTTAGATCCGATATATTCAATCCAAATGGCTGAAACGATTAAACAAACGTTAACGGAACTAAAACCTGAGGCAAAAAATGATTTTGAACAAAACTTTGCTTCGTTAAAACAGCAGCTTGAACAGCTCGATAGCCAGTTCCAACAATTGATAAAAGGCGCGAAAAGAAAAGAAATTCTTGTCGCTCATGCGGCTTACGGCTATTGGGAGAAACGATATGGCTTAAAACAAATAAGCGTGACTGGGCTATCGCCAACAAACGAACCGTCACAAAAGCAGCTTGCTTCGATTATTCAAATCGCCAAAGACCATGACATACACTATATCTTTTTTGAGCAAAACGTAACATCGAAAATTGCTGAAGTTGTGAAAAACGAAATCGGAGCTGATGTACTTATCCTTCACAACTTAGAAGCGCGCACAAACGATGATATTGCAAACAACAAAGACTACTTCGCAATTATGAATGACAACATCTCTGCACTAAAAAAAGCTCTACAATAA
- a CDS encoding ribonucleoside-diphosphate reductase subunit alpha, which produces MVYIKQQTEVNEETIRTLLFHIFKDFPHLSSARYIERTIRSLTYTKSYDDMMNKLILNALDEITVEQPDWTFVAARLYLQQLYNEAATNRGYDVSDTYHYFYELQTMLVDLGIYDPFVLERYTKEELQEAGTWIDSKKDEQFTYIGLRTLVDRYLAKGYDGEIYELPQERFLTIALTLMVNEPKEKRMELVKEAYWALSNQYMTVATPTYANAGKSYGQLSSCFIDTVDDSLIGIYESNTDIARLSKGGGGIGVYLGKIRARNSDIKGFKGVSSGVIPWMRQLNNTAVSVDQLGTRQGSIAVYLDVWHKDIFSFLDAKLNNGDERQKCHDLFYGVCIPDLFMEQVEKRGDWYLFDPHEVKKVMGWKDKGGNPLGLEDFYDEERGHGSFREKYEECINHPELSKERVPAIEIMKRILKSQLETGTPYMFYRDEANRMNPNKHAGMIYSSNLCTEIMQNMSATTVTKEYTQDGEIIIHKKPGDFVVCNLSSIHLARAVQDDVLERLIPIQVRMLDNVIDLNENRIEVLQAVMTNKKYRAIGLGAFSWHHLLALKGIKWNSEESVDFADKLFEKIAYLTIQASMELAKEKGAYPAFAGSDWHTGKYFELRGYHSHDELDWDELKQQVMRHGIRNGYLMAPAPNASTSVLANGTASCDPVFNRLYFEEKKNYKIPVTVPDLNAKTFWFYENAYEVDQKMSIRQNAARQKHVDQSLSFNLYVYNTIKAKDLLDLHLTAWKERLKSTYYVRSTAVTIEECDVCSS; this is translated from the coding sequence ATGGTGTACATAAAACAACAAACAGAAGTAAATGAAGAAACGATCCGCACATTATTGTTTCATATTTTCAAAGACTTTCCACACTTATCAAGCGCGCGATACATCGAGCGTACGATACGGTCGCTGACGTATACAAAATCATACGATGACATGATGAACAAACTCATTTTAAATGCACTTGACGAAATCACCGTAGAACAACCTGATTGGACGTTTGTCGCAGCACGCCTTTATTTACAACAGCTGTACAATGAAGCAGCAACCAATCGTGGCTATGATGTATCCGACACATACCACTACTTTTATGAGTTACAAACAATGCTCGTTGATCTCGGTATTTACGATCCGTTTGTACTTGAACGATATACGAAAGAAGAACTACAAGAAGCGGGGACATGGATCGATTCGAAAAAAGACGAGCAATTTACCTATATCGGATTACGCACACTCGTTGATCGTTATTTAGCGAAAGGATATGACGGAGAAATTTATGAGTTGCCACAAGAACGCTTTTTAACCATTGCTCTTACGCTGATGGTGAATGAGCCAAAAGAAAAACGAATGGAACTTGTTAAAGAAGCGTATTGGGCATTATCGAATCAATATATGACGGTGGCTACACCAACATACGCAAACGCAGGCAAATCTTATGGCCAATTATCGAGTTGCTTTATTGATACAGTTGATGACAGCTTAATCGGCATTTATGAATCGAATACAGACATCGCTCGCCTCTCCAAAGGCGGTGGGGGAATCGGCGTCTATTTAGGAAAAATTCGGGCACGCAACTCGGATATTAAAGGATTTAAAGGCGTATCGTCTGGTGTCATCCCATGGATGCGCCAATTAAACAATACCGCTGTATCGGTTGATCAGCTTGGTACGCGACAAGGAAGTATTGCCGTCTATTTAGACGTTTGGCATAAAGACATTTTCTCTTTCTTAGACGCAAAATTAAACAACGGCGATGAACGGCAAAAATGCCATGATTTATTTTATGGCGTATGCATCCCTGATTTATTTATGGAACAAGTCGAAAAGCGGGGCGATTGGTATTTATTTGACCCACATGAAGTGAAAAAAGTGATGGGGTGGAAAGATAAAGGTGGGAATCCGCTAGGTCTTGAAGATTTTTACGATGAAGAACGAGGACATGGCTCCTTCCGCGAAAAATACGAAGAATGTATCAACCATCCAGAGTTAAGTAAAGAACGTGTACCTGCCATTGAAATTATGAAGCGCATTTTAAAATCACAATTAGAAACGGGTACACCTTATATGTTTTATCGCGACGAAGCGAATCGCATGAATCCAAATAAACATGCGGGTATGATTTATTCTAGCAATTTATGTACGGAAATTATGCAAAATATGAGCGCGACTACCGTAACAAAAGAGTATACGCAAGATGGTGAAATCATTATTCATAAAAAGCCAGGCGACTTTGTCGTTTGTAACTTATCTAGCATTCATCTCGCTCGCGCCGTACAAGACGATGTACTAGAACGATTAATTCCGATTCAAGTGCGTATGCTTGATAACGTCATCGACTTAAACGAAAATCGCATTGAAGTGTTGCAAGCGGTGATGACAAATAAAAAATATCGGGCAATCGGTCTAGGTGCATTTTCATGGCATCACTTATTAGCGTTAAAAGGAATTAAGTGGAATAGTGAAGAAAGCGTTGATTTCGCTGACAAGCTATTTGAAAAAATCGCTTATTTAACGATTCAAGCAAGCATGGAATTGGCGAAAGAAAAAGGTGCATATCCGGCGTTTGCAGGTTCTGATTGGCATACAGGGAAATATTTTGAGCTTCGCGGTTATCATTCCCACGATGAGTTAGATTGGGATGAGTTAAAGCAACAAGTGATGAGACATGGGATACGTAATGGGTATCTCATGGCGCCTGCTCCAAACGCTTCGACATCCGTTTTAGCAAACGGAACGGCGTCATGCGATCCTGTCTTCAATCGCTTATATTTTGAAGAAAAGAAAAATTATAAAATTCCTGTTACCGTTCCTGATTTAAATGCCAAAACATTTTGGTTTTACGAAAATGCCTATGAAGTGGATCAAAAGATGAGCATTCGTCAAAATGCCGCTAGACAAAAACATGTCGATCAGTCGTTAAGTTTTAATCTTTACGTATACAACACGATTAAAGCGAAAGATCTTTTGGATTTACATTTAACGGCATGGAAAGAACGGTTAAAATCGACGTATTACGTTCGCAGCACTGCCGTAACGATTGAAGAATGCGACGTTTGCTCATCGTAG